Proteins encoded in a region of the Thermoleophilia bacterium genome:
- a CDS encoding exonuclease SbcCD subunit D → MRFIHTGDWHLGRLFHNLHLTDDQRFTLEGLVRLAEDKQVDGLVVAGDVYDRAVPPTQAVTLLDDILAEFALRLKVPVVIIAGNHDSPVRIQYLNGLVSRVGVHVIGAVGEEPTGVSIVGRDGVEVMFWPLAYTDPETARCDLCCDDIHTHEEALRAQLGRIRSQMKEDARHVVVGHAFVTGAKESESERPLTVGGTGQVSHEVFEGFDYVALGHLHRPQVVSDRVRYAGSLLKYSFDEADHEKSVAVIDIDKDGNITVSEEALPIRRDLVRLRGTFDELLAKPDAAECADAYVEVTLVESEAVLDPMERLRDVYPHIVSLRRESLAGELDEGERRPVEGRSTKQLFGDFFEDVTGAGLTSDQEAELESTFAEIARELREVVA, encoded by the coding sequence ATGAGATTCATCCATACAGGGGACTGGCACCTCGGTCGCCTCTTCCACAATCTCCATCTGACCGACGACCAGCGCTTCACGCTCGAGGGGCTTGTTCGTCTGGCCGAGGACAAGCAGGTCGATGGGCTCGTCGTCGCCGGCGACGTCTACGATCGCGCCGTGCCGCCCACGCAGGCTGTGACGCTGCTCGACGACATCTTGGCCGAGTTCGCGCTGCGCCTCAAAGTGCCTGTCGTCATCATCGCGGGAAATCACGACAGCCCCGTCCGCATCCAGTATCTCAACGGGCTCGTGAGTCGCGTCGGGGTGCACGTGATCGGTGCGGTCGGCGAGGAGCCGACCGGCGTGTCGATTGTCGGCCGCGACGGTGTCGAGGTCATGTTCTGGCCGCTCGCCTACACCGATCCTGAGACGGCGCGCTGCGACCTGTGTTGCGATGACATCCACACGCACGAGGAGGCGCTGAGGGCACAGCTTGGTCGCATTCGGTCGCAGATGAAGGAGGATGCGCGCCACGTCGTGGTAGGCCATGCTTTCGTGACGGGCGCGAAGGAGAGCGAGTCTGAGCGCCCGCTGACGGTAGGCGGCACCGGCCAGGTGTCGCATGAGGTTTTCGAGGGCTTCGATTACGTGGCGCTGGGGCACTTGCATCGTCCGCAAGTCGTGAGTGACCGAGTGCGCTACGCCGGGTCGCTTCTCAAGTACAGCTTCGACGAGGCCGACCACGAGAAGTCGGTTGCCGTCATCGACATTGACAAGGACGGCAACATCACAGTCTCGGAGGAGGCGCTACCGATCCGGCGTGACCTCGTGCGCCTGCGCGGAACGTTCGATGAACTACTGGCCAAACCCGATGCAGCGGAGTGCGCCGATGCGTACGTCGAGGTCACGCTGGTCGAGTCGGAGGCGGTGCTCGACCCGATGGAGCGTCTGCGCGATGTGTATCCCCACATCGTCTCACTGCGGCGCGAGTCGCTGGCGGGCGAGCTCGACGAAGGGGAGCGGCGACCGGTCGAGGGGCGGTCGACCAAGCAGCTGTTTGGCGATTTCTTCGAGGACGTGACGGGGGCGGGGCTGACGTCAGACCAGGAGGCCGAGCTCGAGTCCACGTTCGCGGAGATCGCGCGCGAGTTGCGGGAGGTCGTGGCATGA
- a CDS encoding SMC family ATPase gives MRPLALSMQAFGPYKTTETIDFAELGGNKLFLIHGETGAGKTSILDAIVFALYGDTSGGERQASQMRCESAAPALPTEVVFDFALGARTFRIVRRPKQENAAQRGSGMVQKQAYAAMWETTDAESGSEGDLLASKITEVAEQVHDRLGFSSDQFRQVVVLPQGKFRDLLAAGSDKREEIMRQLFRTEECAELERRLQERAREVVRQREELLSERRIRLSTVEAEDDESLAALTKQALQRVEDAKRASLAADNAAAEAAKALSEARSADEAATAARKAEEELGRLTGRKAALDALREKAAWARKAEKVAPFVGAADEAAEALKLAEVERAEAQEALKTAGAAQKKAAAALRLEEKREPQRTKATERVRSLGELQRKVAEWLIAERDSAEAQCHLDGATVKFQEARDGLNTAKAALEAATLEGQKIAAACQKLSTARLELERADEAAQACAARDAAKEELTRLGGLTAKAKACRDAAQKAFEIEKAAHDDLDVQWRAGRAGALAGDLKPGSPCPVCGSLEHPAPAHGAEQISDEALDEARAGVEDARSSLETAKGRLADAEKAEARANERLTTLKGAVKAGLATAKAQAALHKRRIEVNELEDTLRDAPDPDEIQADAREAVDLAEKELQAAQEAERTASSTAANKKGHADQLVCDIPADLRNEESVSQALHDAREILEKLETAYAGAHEAKVEADSKKVVAERDLNAAERALKSGASKYDSSQKALERALTRQAFSDLAACRVASMPEDEIAAAEEHVEAHNTALDTAKGRLEQARSVLKKHPKVGDLDEYARSADATAEAAREAQTFLSETEGRLRGFENVHEELAKLDERFADAAARFAVIGRLDEVANGRSEAAKVSFQRWVLGAYLDDVLAAASRRLFDMSRGRFRLERQREITDRRRATGLELAVYDSYSNRSRPAVTLSGGESFQAALSLALGLAETVQERSGGTRLETIFVDEGFGALDPDSLDLAVEALMELKDSGRLVGVITHVPEMRQVIDARLEVRGGPAGSSTEFVVA, from the coding sequence ATGAGACCGCTGGCGCTGAGCATGCAGGCGTTCGGGCCGTACAAGACGACCGAGACGATCGACTTCGCCGAGCTCGGCGGCAACAAGCTCTTCCTCATTCACGGCGAGACCGGCGCTGGCAAGACGAGCATCCTCGACGCTATCGTCTTCGCGCTCTACGGCGACACGAGTGGGGGCGAGCGCCAGGCCTCCCAGATGCGCTGCGAGTCGGCCGCCCCTGCCTTGCCGACCGAAGTCGTGTTCGACTTCGCGCTTGGCGCGCGCACTTTCCGCATCGTGCGGCGGCCTAAGCAGGAGAATGCAGCCCAGCGCGGATCTGGGATGGTGCAGAAGCAGGCGTATGCGGCGATGTGGGAGACAACCGACGCAGAGTCGGGGAGCGAAGGTGATCTGCTGGCGTCGAAGATCACCGAGGTCGCTGAGCAGGTGCACGACCGTCTCGGCTTCTCGTCTGACCAGTTTCGTCAGGTTGTCGTGCTGCCCCAGGGGAAGTTCAGGGACCTGCTCGCAGCTGGATCGGACAAGCGCGAGGAGATCATGCGGCAGCTCTTTCGCACGGAGGAGTGCGCCGAGCTGGAGCGGCGGCTGCAGGAGCGCGCACGCGAGGTCGTGCGGCAGCGCGAGGAGCTGCTCAGCGAGAGGAGAATCAGACTCAGCACGGTAGAGGCCGAGGACGATGAGTCGCTGGCCGCCCTGACGAAGCAAGCCCTGCAACGTGTCGAGGACGCGAAGCGCGCGTCGCTGGCGGCGGACAACGCCGCTGCCGAGGCGGCGAAGGCTCTCAGCGAGGCAAGGAGTGCCGACGAGGCGGCGACCGCGGCCCGGAAAGCCGAGGAAGAGCTTGGGCGGCTGACGGGCCGGAAGGCCGCCCTTGATGCGCTCCGAGAGAAGGCGGCTTGGGCGCGCAAGGCCGAGAAGGTGGCGCCGTTCGTAGGGGCGGCCGACGAGGCAGCTGAGGCGCTGAAACTCGCTGAGGTTGAGAGGGCTGAGGCACAGGAGGCGCTGAAGACGGCAGGTGCCGCTCAGAAGAAGGCGGCTGCAGCGCTGCGCCTCGAAGAGAAGCGGGAGCCGCAGCGCACCAAAGCAACGGAGCGGGTCCGCAGCCTAGGCGAGTTGCAGCGGAAGGTTGCGGAATGGCTGATCGCCGAGCGAGATAGCGCGGAGGCGCAATGCCACCTGGATGGCGCGACGGTGAAGTTTCAGGAAGCCCGCGACGGTTTGAACACAGCCAAGGCGGCGCTCGAAGCGGCGACGCTGGAGGGCCAGAAGATAGCTGCCGCTTGCCAGAAGCTGAGCACCGCTCGACTTGAGCTCGAGCGCGCCGACGAGGCCGCACAGGCGTGTGCCGCTCGCGATGCTGCCAAGGAAGAGCTGACGAGACTGGGCGGGCTTACGGCGAAGGCCAAGGCCTGTCGTGACGCTGCTCAGAAGGCCTTCGAAATCGAGAAGGCGGCGCACGACGACCTCGACGTCCAGTGGCGCGCCGGCCGCGCGGGCGCCCTGGCCGGTGATCTCAAGCCTGGAAGCCCCTGTCCCGTCTGCGGGTCACTCGAACACCCGGCTCCTGCTCATGGCGCCGAGCAGATTAGTGACGAGGCGCTGGATGAGGCGCGAGCGGGCGTCGAAGACGCGCGCTCTTCATTGGAGACAGCCAAGGGCAGGTTGGCCGATGCCGAGAAGGCCGAGGCCAGGGCGAACGAGAGGCTGACGACGCTGAAGGGCGCTGTCAAGGCCGGACTGGCGACCGCGAAGGCACAAGCGGCCCTCCACAAGCGCCGCATCGAGGTCAACGAACTCGAGGACACCCTTCGTGATGCTCCTGATCCCGACGAGATACAGGCGGACGCGCGTGAAGCAGTGGATCTTGCCGAGAAAGAGCTGCAGGCGGCGCAGGAAGCTGAGAGGACGGCATCCTCCACTGCCGCGAACAAGAAGGGCCACGCCGACCAGCTCGTTTGTGACATTCCCGCTGACCTCCGCAACGAGGAGTCCGTGTCGCAGGCTCTCCATGACGCTCGCGAGATTCTCGAGAAGCTGGAAACCGCGTACGCCGGCGCGCACGAGGCGAAGGTCGAGGCGGACAGCAAGAAGGTGGTGGCGGAGCGTGATCTCAATGCTGCTGAGCGAGCGTTGAAGTCGGGGGCAAGCAAGTACGACAGCTCGCAGAAGGCGCTGGAGCGCGCCCTGACGCGACAGGCCTTCTCCGACCTGGCCGCTTGCCGTGTCGCATCGATGCCTGAAGACGAGATTGCCGCCGCAGAAGAGCACGTCGAGGCGCACAATACCGCTCTCGATACAGCCAAGGGTCGCCTCGAACAGGCCCGGAGTGTCCTGAAGAAGCACCCGAAGGTCGGGGATCTCGACGAGTATGCTCGTTCGGCCGACGCGACTGCCGAGGCAGCGAGAGAGGCGCAGACGTTCCTCAGCGAGACTGAAGGTCGCTTGCGGGGTTTCGAGAACGTGCATGAGGAACTGGCGAAGCTGGACGAGCGATTCGCGGATGCCGCAGCGCGTTTTGCCGTGATCGGCCGGCTCGACGAGGTTGCCAACGGACGCTCCGAAGCGGCCAAGGTGTCCTTCCAGCGCTGGGTGCTGGGTGCCTATCTCGATGACGTTCTCGCTGCGGCCAGCCGGCGTCTCTTCGACATGAGTCGCGGCCGCTTCAGGCTGGAGCGCCAGCGGGAGATCACTGACCGCCGTAGGGCGACGGGCCTTGAGTTGGCGGTGTACGACTCCTACTCGAACCGGTCTCGGCCTGCGGTCACCCTCTCCGGAGGCGAGAGCTTCCAGGCCGCTCTGTCGCTTGCCCTTGGTCTGGCCGAGACCGTCCAGGAGCGTTCCGGAGGCACCCGTCTCGAGACGATCTTCGTCGACGAAGGATTCGGGGCGCTTGACCCCGACTCGCTCGACCTGGCAGTGGAGGCGCTGATGGAGCTGAAGGACTCAGGCCGCCTCGTCGGCGTAATCACGCACGTACCCGAGATGCGCCAGGTGATCGACGCGCGCCTCGAGGTCAGGGGCGGGCCAGCGGGCAGCTCGACGGAGTTCGTGGTGGCGTAG
- a CDS encoding DEAD/DEAH box helicase yields the protein MALNPIVFTENVVRSFLRYQLTAYAFADEGLRAQMRGLLSLDETRQSPLLRGPYVSLSRPFREGAAVDALVNEGILHPLMRQRIPAEITHLYGHQEDAIRAISAGRSTLVSTGTGSGKTECFLYPIVSTCLRLRDEGVPAGISAVIVYPMNALAEDQLMRLRSLLAGTGITFGMYVGKTPEYDSAVAGIRLPSGASHADYEAMLARTREAGSSETVYPPEEACSREAMRERGAQPRILLTNVKQLELLLTRQRDVDLFADARLDFLVFDEAHTFSGAQGAETACLIRRLRAFCGRDAQDTACVATSATIVDPSSPDAARSFASRFFGVPAGDVVTVGEAYEHEVWVDERSVPPAPPDDPGKLLEECARAVEGDGGSTGAAVANLYRRLTARDLPEMHWQEVLAQELVCNELVYQLGELLATPRPLRDLPDLLQSAVGRRATEAEILVWLTLAVAARRDGRPLLRPVVHGFIRGISGAVVTFPEGKTGPRLWLAAEDEIETEGAQRHAHLNVLTCTTCGQHYYVTALKDFDFTGKVPGGGDAAGDGSFWERLDETQGGVRVVLVDRIVGGSDDEDIAEHERLASVQMCRHCGALHPAAVANCQHCGEAEPFVEVFAIRQNKDNPGYLTSCLSCGANGRRFGGLYREPARPVRATNVADVHVLAQDMVHHSERPRLLVFCDNRQDAAFQAGWMKDHARRFRLRALMAQGLKDGPVSVGDLAMALDETMSKDESLSRALVPEVWEVVRREGSGGRHEQERRKFLRIQVLREITLSSRQSIGLEPWGRMKIEYEGLDATLPWLQEQANKLGMPVEDLREGVASVLDYLRRKRVLHDPEREIFSKYWMDGDLEVQQGYLPQLGNPVGTKLHRADTEKQELVTQWLSVRGETTIRQIVKKWGVSGERVEEFAEGLFGMLTEARLLVPVQLKGSKGRPLPNVSQVYQVDADRLRLEAYRGVYQCRSCRRRTTRRTPGMKCTAWRCDGELEFVPEDPDNYDLQLLDQGYSMLRPEEHTAMVPVEERERLENLFKGDSDAVNALVCTPTLELGVDIGQLDAVLMRNVPPLPANYWQRAGRAGRRHRMAVDFTYCRPVSHDRAYFADPLKLLAGRVDAPAFNLSNEVMVAKHVHAAAITRLHQYADDETRPQHERNATAETLALCLPNQVAAYLFDDGMLRLEAFDLSPLAQLVSRNVNDLTDYVQRAFGQGWPEADAAVVSIEALRDHIDSMVDELEVVVGRLRRRLAWAMDQMRRLNSQREQQGDLEPEDDALFRRCDRLVKRLKGTARRTRREAEGYDDVNTFGVLAAEGFLPGYGLEVGSILGSAEIPFWRTGAMDFILPRPPAVALREYVPGNLIYANGNRFVARRFHRDIDEQRAEMPTYEVSAERQAVKETNVSAPVSGLGAETLRAIAVCDVDLVHQSHISDDEVLRFQLSVAVHGIERDQHNGGQAYAWGTQALQHLRGARLRLVNVGASSAIERSGVLGYPVCTVCGQSLSPLSSARALQQFTESHEERCGRPVEPVGFYTDTVADMLVLRGCADQTVAYSVAEALRLGASQVLDMHLDDLQVLVIGHVDRDEVDALLWDPMPGGSGLLDQILGRFDEVIAAARAVVDGCPSSCTTSCIDCLQTFRNGYYHKFLDRTVVSERFEVWGEALAATHGIPPKQPSKEPEEGSYPVNAAEAKLRQLLLAAGFEEGVRGGQIRLDPAMGTTTPDVIYRAAHHDENEGVCIYLDGMSAHLHGNPATAEQDRRIRDWLRNNGYEVIEIAATELDDQGAMTRYFRKLAGYLAEPELRDKVRDDPSWFQRAGIALTQGARETLRIVVPKPEDRYRTCVPLVPLQAAAGAFGDPQNVHDDDWDWVEIGAMRKLREGMFVAQVVGRSMEPQIPDGAFCLFAAPVTGSRQGKTVLVELADAVDPETGERYTVKRYESEKTEDDDGGWRHVRVTLRPNNPDFEPIELRVDDENVVAVVGEFLEVVGGAGALG from the coding sequence ATGGCACTGAATCCGATTGTCTTTACTGAGAACGTGGTGCGCAGCTTCCTGCGCTATCAGCTCACGGCGTACGCGTTTGCGGACGAGGGCCTTCGCGCGCAGATGCGAGGGTTGCTGTCCCTCGACGAGACCCGCCAGTCGCCGTTGCTCAGGGGCCCATACGTGAGCCTGTCGCGACCGTTCCGCGAGGGGGCCGCGGTCGACGCGCTGGTGAACGAGGGCATTCTCCACCCGCTCATGCGTCAGCGAATTCCGGCGGAGATCACTCACCTCTACGGACACCAAGAGGACGCGATTCGGGCCATCTCTGCCGGCCGCTCGACTCTTGTCTCGACGGGCACCGGCTCGGGGAAGACCGAGTGCTTTCTGTATCCGATCGTCAGCACGTGCCTTCGTCTGCGCGATGAGGGTGTACCAGCCGGCATCAGCGCGGTCATCGTCTACCCGATGAACGCTCTCGCAGAGGACCAGCTCATGCGGCTGCGGTCGCTGCTCGCCGGGACCGGCATCACCTTCGGGATGTACGTAGGCAAGACGCCGGAGTACGACAGCGCTGTGGCCGGCATCAGGTTGCCGTCTGGTGCGTCGCACGCCGACTACGAGGCGATGCTGGCTCGAACTCGCGAGGCCGGCAGTAGCGAGACTGTCTACCCGCCGGAGGAAGCGTGCTCGCGGGAGGCGATGCGTGAGCGGGGTGCCCAACCGCGCATCCTGCTGACGAACGTCAAACAACTTGAGCTTCTGCTCACGCGACAGCGTGACGTTGACCTGTTTGCGGACGCAAGGCTCGACTTCCTGGTCTTCGATGAGGCACACACGTTCTCGGGTGCGCAAGGAGCCGAGACGGCCTGTCTCATCCGCCGTCTGCGGGCGTTCTGCGGTCGCGACGCCCAAGACACCGCGTGCGTCGCGACGTCGGCGACCATCGTCGATCCCTCAAGCCCCGACGCGGCGAGGTCGTTTGCGTCACGCTTCTTCGGTGTTCCGGCCGGTGACGTGGTGACGGTCGGCGAGGCCTACGAGCATGAGGTGTGGGTGGATGAGCGCTCGGTGCCGCCGGCGCCGCCGGACGATCCGGGCAAGCTGCTTGAGGAGTGCGCGCGAGCCGTTGAGGGAGACGGCGGCTCGACGGGCGCCGCCGTCGCCAACCTGTACCGACGGCTAACTGCGCGCGACTTGCCGGAGATGCATTGGCAGGAGGTGCTTGCTCAGGAGTTGGTCTGCAACGAACTCGTCTACCAGCTCGGCGAGCTGCTCGCGACACCCCGTCCACTTCGGGACTTGCCTGATCTGCTGCAGTCCGCAGTCGGGCGGCGCGCCACGGAAGCTGAGATCCTTGTGTGGCTGACGCTCGCCGTGGCAGCTCGCCGTGATGGTCGTCCACTGCTGCGTCCGGTTGTGCATGGGTTCATACGAGGCATCAGCGGTGCGGTTGTGACCTTCCCTGAAGGCAAGACCGGGCCTCGGCTGTGGCTGGCTGCGGAGGACGAGATCGAGACGGAGGGAGCGCAGCGCCATGCTCACTTGAACGTGCTGACGTGCACGACCTGCGGCCAGCACTACTACGTGACCGCGCTCAAGGACTTCGATTTCACCGGCAAGGTGCCGGGCGGTGGCGATGCGGCCGGCGATGGCTCGTTCTGGGAGCGGCTTGACGAGACGCAAGGCGGCGTTCGCGTGGTTCTCGTCGATCGGATCGTCGGCGGAAGTGACGACGAGGACATTGCCGAGCACGAGCGCCTCGCGAGCGTCCAGATGTGCAGGCATTGCGGTGCGTTGCATCCAGCGGCTGTTGCCAACTGTCAGCACTGCGGCGAAGCAGAACCCTTCGTCGAGGTTTTCGCCATTCGTCAGAACAAGGACAACCCCGGGTACCTCACGAGCTGCCTCTCGTGTGGCGCCAACGGGAGACGGTTCGGTGGGCTCTATCGTGAGCCCGCGCGGCCGGTGCGCGCCACTAACGTCGCCGACGTCCACGTTCTCGCCCAGGACATGGTTCACCACTCCGAGCGGCCGCGGCTGCTCGTCTTCTGTGACAACCGCCAGGACGCAGCGTTCCAGGCCGGCTGGATGAAGGATCACGCTCGGCGGTTCCGTTTGCGCGCGCTGATGGCCCAGGGGCTCAAGGATGGCCCCGTCTCGGTCGGCGACCTTGCCATGGCCCTCGACGAGACGATGAGCAAGGACGAGTCACTCTCTCGCGCCCTTGTGCCCGAAGTTTGGGAGGTTGTGCGTCGCGAGGGCAGCGGCGGCCGCCACGAGCAGGAGCGACGAAAGTTCCTCCGCATCCAAGTACTGCGCGAAATCACGCTTTCGTCGCGTCAGTCGATTGGCCTTGAGCCGTGGGGGCGCATGAAGATCGAGTATGAGGGCCTCGACGCGACTCTGCCGTGGCTTCAGGAGCAGGCCAACAAGCTTGGCATGCCTGTCGAAGATCTACGCGAGGGTGTGGCCAGCGTGCTCGACTACCTGCGCCGCAAACGGGTTCTGCACGATCCGGAACGCGAGATCTTCAGCAAGTACTGGATGGACGGCGACCTCGAGGTCCAACAGGGCTATCTGCCGCAGCTCGGCAACCCGGTGGGCACGAAGCTCCATCGCGCCGACACCGAGAAGCAAGAGCTCGTCACGCAGTGGCTGAGCGTTCGTGGCGAGACGACGATCAGGCAGATCGTAAAGAAGTGGGGAGTGTCAGGCGAACGCGTCGAGGAGTTCGCCGAAGGACTCTTCGGCATGCTCACCGAGGCGCGCCTTCTGGTCCCGGTGCAGCTCAAGGGGTCGAAGGGAAGACCTTTGCCCAATGTGAGCCAGGTCTACCAGGTCGACGCTGACCGCCTGCGTCTGGAGGCCTATCGCGGCGTCTACCAGTGCAGGAGCTGTCGTCGTCGCACCACTCGCCGCACGCCGGGCATGAAGTGCACGGCGTGGCGGTGTGACGGCGAGCTGGAGTTCGTCCCTGAAGATCCGGACAACTACGACCTGCAGCTTCTCGACCAGGGCTACTCGATGCTCAGGCCTGAGGAGCACACGGCCATGGTTCCAGTCGAGGAGCGTGAACGTCTCGAGAACCTGTTCAAGGGCGACTCAGACGCGGTGAACGCGCTGGTCTGCACCCCGACCCTTGAGCTGGGTGTAGACATCGGCCAGCTCGATGCTGTGCTCATGCGCAATGTGCCGCCGCTCCCTGCGAACTACTGGCAGCGCGCGGGTCGCGCGGGCCGTCGACATCGTATGGCGGTCGACTTCACCTACTGCCGACCGGTTTCGCACGATCGCGCGTACTTCGCCGATCCCCTGAAACTGCTGGCCGGCCGCGTCGATGCGCCGGCGTTCAATCTGAGCAACGAAGTGATGGTCGCCAAACACGTGCACGCTGCTGCTATCACACGACTGCACCAGTACGCGGACGACGAGACCCGGCCCCAGCACGAGCGCAATGCGACTGCGGAGACTCTGGCCCTCTGCTTGCCGAACCAGGTCGCCGCCTACCTTTTCGACGACGGCATGCTGCGTCTCGAAGCCTTCGATCTGTCACCTCTGGCGCAGCTCGTGTCTCGCAACGTGAATGACCTGACCGACTACGTGCAGCGGGCCTTCGGGCAGGGATGGCCTGAGGCCGATGCTGCGGTAGTGAGCATCGAGGCACTTCGTGACCACATCGACAGCATGGTGGACGAGTTGGAAGTCGTGGTCGGTCGGTTGCGGCGTCGCCTGGCGTGGGCGATGGACCAGATGAGGCGACTCAACTCGCAACGCGAGCAGCAAGGCGATCTTGAACCGGAGGACGACGCGCTGTTCCGGCGCTGCGACCGTCTCGTGAAGCGGCTCAAAGGCACTGCCAGACGAACGCGTCGCGAGGCGGAGGGCTACGACGACGTGAACACCTTTGGCGTGTTGGCGGCAGAGGGATTCCTCCCTGGTTACGGACTGGAGGTCGGTTCGATCCTCGGCTCGGCCGAGATTCCGTTCTGGCGGACCGGTGCAATGGACTTCATCCTGCCTCGTCCTCCTGCTGTCGCGCTTCGAGAGTACGTGCCGGGCAATCTGATCTATGCCAACGGGAACCGGTTCGTGGCGCGCCGGTTCCACCGAGACATCGACGAGCAGCGCGCAGAGATGCCGACCTACGAGGTTTCTGCCGAACGGCAGGCGGTGAAGGAGACGAACGTGTCAGCGCCCGTCTCGGGTCTAGGTGCCGAGACGCTGCGTGCCATTGCGGTGTGTGACGTTGACTTGGTGCACCAATCACACATCTCGGACGACGAGGTGTTGCGCTTCCAGCTGTCGGTTGCCGTTCACGGTATTGAGCGGGATCAACACAACGGCGGGCAGGCGTACGCGTGGGGCACGCAGGCGCTTCAGCATCTTCGCGGGGCGCGGCTGCGCCTGGTGAATGTCGGTGCCTCCTCGGCGATCGAGCGCTCCGGCGTTCTCGGCTACCCGGTATGCACTGTGTGCGGGCAGAGCCTGTCGCCTCTTTCGTCGGCGCGTGCCCTTCAGCAGTTCACCGAGTCACACGAGGAGCGATGCGGTCGGCCTGTCGAGCCGGTCGGCTTCTACACTGACACGGTCGCCGACATGCTCGTGCTGCGTGGTTGCGCTGACCAGACGGTGGCCTACAGCGTGGCGGAGGCCCTCCGCCTGGGGGCATCCCAAGTGCTCGATATGCACCTCGACGATCTCCAGGTGCTCGTGATCGGCCACGTTGATCGCGACGAAGTCGACGCTCTGTTGTGGGATCCGATGCCGGGCGGGTCCGGGTTGCTCGACCAGATTCTCGGGCGGTTCGATGAGGTCATTGCGGCCGCTCGTGCTGTAGTGGACGGCTGCCCATCGAGCTGCACGACTTCGTGCATCGACTGCCTCCAGACCTTTCGCAATGGCTACTACCACAAGTTCCTCGACCGCACGGTTGTCTCTGAGAGGTTTGAGGTGTGGGGCGAGGCCTTGGCGGCAACCCACGGCATCCCTCCGAAGCAGCCGTCGAAGGAGCCTGAGGAAGGTTCGTACCCGGTCAATGCTGCAGAGGCAAAACTGCGTCAACTCCTACTGGCCGCCGGCTTTGAGGAGGGCGTGCGTGGCGGGCAAATCCGGCTAGACCCGGCCATGGGCACCACGACGCCCGACGTGATCTACAGAGCCGCCCATCACGATGAGAACGAGGGCGTCTGCATCTACCTCGACGGCATGAGCGCACATCTGCACGGGAACCCTGCCACGGCCGAGCAGGATCGCCGAATCCGTGACTGGTTGCGCAACAACGGCTATGAGGTCATCGAGATCGCGGCGACCGAACTCGACGACCAAGGAGCCATGACGCGGTACTTTCGCAAGCTCGCCGGCTACTTGGCGGAGCCGGAACTGCGAGACAAGGTGCGGGACGATCCGTCGTGGTTCCAGAGGGCCGGGATAGCATTGACGCAGGGCGCGCGCGAGACGCTGCGGATCGTGGTCCCGAAGCCGGAAGATAGGTATCGAACGTGCGTGCCGTTGGTGCCACTGCAGGCAGCAGCCGGTGCGTTCGGGGATCCGCAGAACGTGCATGACGACGACTGGGATTGGGTTGAGATCGGAGCGATGCGGAAGCTTCGAGAAGGCATGTTCGTCGCTCAAGTCGTCGGCAGGTCGATGGAGCCTCAGATTCCAGACGGGGCCTTCTGTCTCTTCGCGGCGCCGGTCACAGGTTCGCGGCAGGGCAAGACGGTCTTGGTCGAACTGGCTGACGCGGTAGACCCTGAGACCGGCGAACGATACACGGTGAAGCGATATGAGAGCGAGAAGACTGAGGACGACGACGGTGGATGGCGTCACGTCCGAGTGACACTGCGGCCCAACAATCCGGACTTCGAACCGATTGAGCTGAGGGTCGACGACGAGAACGTGGTGGCCGTGGTGGGCGAGTTCCTCGAGGTGGTTGGAGGTGCGGGTGCGCTGGGCTGA